From Gemmatimonadaceae bacterium, the proteins below share one genomic window:
- a CDS encoding DNA polymerase IV → MSSPRRILHADADAFFVAVARAADPDGAGRAPLLIVGGRPGGRGVVCSASYETRAFGVRSAMPISQALRLCPDALCVPVPRAACGTTSKAISAVLDRFTPLVERASIDEWYLDLTGTEALHAHETLEETAARIRQTVHRETGMWLSIGGGSSKLIAKLAAERAKPRQKTDATGVKVVPAGDEGAFMCTLALAEIPGIGPKLQAKLASVGLMRVEDVLPHDRATLARWLGRRPAEWLWARVRGIHTTPVEPRGANRQISRESTFARDLSDDVQLVAHLRALATKAASELRAERLAARTVTVKLRDADFTTRLASRTLPEPLESDRAIGDVAATLLSRLRRARRFPSRLVGVALGGLGPARDAEQLGLFAPAAGTIERVEDRALARAVDKVRERFGDAAIRAASTPMRRAP, encoded by the coding sequence ATGTCGTCGCCCCGCCGGATCCTGCACGCCGATGCCGATGCCTTCTTCGTGGCAGTCGCGCGGGCCGCAGATCCCGATGGCGCCGGACGGGCGCCGCTGCTGATTGTCGGCGGCCGACCGGGCGGGCGCGGCGTCGTCTGCTCCGCCTCCTACGAGACGCGCGCCTTCGGCGTGCGCTCGGCAATGCCAATCAGCCAGGCCCTGCGGCTCTGTCCGGATGCGCTCTGCGTGCCCGTGCCCCGCGCCGCCTGCGGGACCACTTCCAAGGCGATTTCCGCGGTGCTCGATCGCTTCACGCCGCTGGTCGAGCGCGCCAGCATCGATGAGTGGTACCTGGACCTCACCGGAACCGAGGCCCTGCACGCGCACGAAACGCTGGAGGAAACGGCAGCGCGCATCCGTCAGACTGTGCACCGCGAAACGGGGATGTGGCTCTCCATCGGCGGCGGCAGTTCCAAGCTGATCGCCAAGCTCGCCGCCGAGCGCGCCAAACCGCGCCAGAAGACCGACGCCACGGGCGTGAAGGTCGTCCCGGCGGGCGACGAGGGCGCGTTCATGTGCACGCTCGCGCTGGCGGAGATCCCGGGCATCGGGCCCAAGCTGCAGGCCAAGCTCGCCAGCGTCGGGCTGATGCGCGTGGAGGACGTGTTGCCGCACGACCGCGCGACGCTCGCGCGCTGGCTGGGGCGCCGCCCCGCCGAGTGGCTGTGGGCGCGGGTGCGCGGCATCCACACGACGCCGGTCGAACCCAGGGGTGCCAATCGCCAGATCAGCCGCGAGAGCACCTTTGCCCGTGATCTGTCGGATGACGTGCAGTTGGTGGCGCACCTCCGCGCGCTGGCAACCAAGGCCGCGAGCGAGCTCCGCGCGGAGCGGCTGGCTGCGCGTACCGTCACCGTGAAGCTGCGCGATGCCGACTTCACCACGCGGCTCGCCAGTCGCACGCTGCCCGAACCGCTGGAGAGCGACCGCGCGATTGGTGATGTCGCCGCCACGCTGCTGTCCCGCCTTCGCCGCGCCCGGCGTTTCCCCTCGCGCCTGGTTGGCGTGGCGCTCGGTGGACTCGGCCCCGCCCGCGACGCTGAGCAGCTGGGTCTGTTCGCGCCGGCCGCCGGCACGATCGAGCGCGTCGAGGACCGTGCGCTTGCCCGCGCGGTCGACAAGGTGCGCGAACGCTTCGGCGATGCCGCCATTCGCGCGGCCTCGACGCCGATGCGGCGCGCGCCGTAA
- a CDS encoding zinc-dependent metalloprotease, translating to MRHTRPMLLSAALAFGVASCTTAGATPTTTPTPTPTRPAGATPAQGGAPQGGAPGGQGGQQNGDPRPYAQVVRGDVTTKSGLFKTHMIGANRLLFEIPASEFDKDLLLVTQIARTNEGDGYGGQALDRRVVRWERRGNRVLLRSISYDVIADPDSPIADAVSRSNNSAILQSFNVEAYGPDSAAVIDVSRLYTSPPNEISVIRRYRGQVDASRSFLERVMTFPENVNVEATLTVNATPTPSSPFPGFPASNPPPGTPTSTKSFVLHWSMVKLPDVPMRPRLRDSRVGYFHYTTIDYSRPEQRAQERAFIARWRLEKKDPSAAVSEPVKPIVMYIDPATPDWLKPWVKRGVEDWRPAFESAGFRRAIIAMDAPTKEQDPDWAPEDARYSVIRWLPSTIENASGPHIADPRSGEILETDIQMYHNIMTLQTWWYWTQVGPLDPRAARLPLPDSLQGRLVQFVVAHEVGHTLGLPHNQLASGMYPADSVRSRTWVARMGHSPTIMDYARFNYVAQPEDNLPLASLIPGIGPYDHFSIKWGYMQVNGTTSADDERPALDALARTQDSIPWHRYGVPDDFGAVPYSAYSEAVGDADAVKSSGLGLRNLKRLVPMLVPATTHQLDDVQETKEGYDRIIGQYLNEMRHVAAIVGGADGQEKYGSQPGPRFTPIPRERQRAAVQFLQENVFATPTWLLDPAILRRLEPEGAVSRINRAQRSILGYVMNDDRMARLVEYEALPGTVRPYALSEFLADMRSGIWTELGAGSVRVDAYRRGLQRIYLEAVAAKLAANPSNAPRISFTASNGQAFVAPARPSTDVKGLLRLEMRTLDAALAAAERKAADTATRAHLADARWQIQQMLDPK from the coding sequence ATGCGACACACTCGACCGATGCTGCTCTCGGCCGCGCTCGCGTTCGGCGTTGCGTCCTGTACCACCGCTGGCGCAACCCCAACGACGACGCCGACCCCAACGCCGACGCGACCGGCCGGCGCCACGCCCGCACAGGGCGGCGCACCGCAAGGCGGCGCACCTGGTGGCCAGGGCGGCCAGCAGAACGGCGACCCGCGGCCCTATGCGCAAGTCGTGCGCGGAGACGTCACGACCAAGAGCGGCCTGTTCAAGACGCACATGATTGGCGCGAACCGCCTGCTGTTCGAGATTCCCGCCTCCGAGTTCGACAAGGACCTGCTGCTCGTCACGCAGATCGCCCGCACCAACGAAGGCGACGGGTACGGTGGCCAGGCGCTGGATCGGCGCGTCGTACGCTGGGAACGCCGCGGCAACCGCGTCCTGCTGCGCAGCATCAGCTATGACGTCATCGCCGATCCCGACTCGCCGATCGCTGACGCCGTGTCGCGCTCCAACAACTCGGCAATCCTGCAGAGCTTCAACGTCGAGGCCTACGGCCCCGACTCGGCGGCAGTGATCGACGTGTCGCGGCTCTACACGAGCCCGCCGAACGAGATCAGCGTGATTCGGCGTTATCGCGGCCAGGTGGACGCCTCGCGCAGCTTCCTCGAGCGCGTGATGACCTTCCCCGAGAACGTGAACGTCGAAGCGACGCTCACGGTCAACGCGACGCCGACGCCCAGCTCGCCGTTCCCGGGCTTCCCCGCGTCGAACCCGCCGCCGGGCACGCCCACGAGCACCAAGAGCTTCGTGCTGCACTGGTCGATGGTGAAGCTCCCTGACGTACCGATGCGGCCGCGCCTGCGCGACTCGCGCGTCGGCTACTTCCACTACACGACGATCGACTACTCGCGGCCGGAGCAGCGCGCGCAGGAGCGCGCCTTCATCGCCCGCTGGCGCCTGGAGAAGAAGGATCCCTCCGCTGCCGTCTCGGAGCCCGTGAAGCCGATCGTGATGTACATCGACCCGGCGACGCCGGACTGGCTCAAGCCCTGGGTCAAGCGTGGTGTCGAGGACTGGCGGCCGGCCTTCGAGAGCGCGGGCTTCCGTCGCGCCATCATTGCGATGGATGCTCCCACGAAGGAGCAGGATCCCGACTGGGCGCCGGAGGACGCGCGCTACTCCGTGATCCGCTGGCTGCCGTCCACGATCGAGAACGCCTCGGGCCCGCACATCGCGGATCCCCGTTCGGGCGAGATCCTCGAGACGGACATCCAGATGTACCACAACATCATGACGCTGCAGACCTGGTGGTATTGGACGCAGGTCGGGCCGCTGGATCCGCGCGCTGCACGCCTGCCGTTGCCGGACTCGCTGCAGGGCCGACTGGTGCAGTTCGTCGTGGCACACGAAGTCGGCCACACGCTCGGCCTGCCGCACAACCAGCTGGCCTCGGGGATGTACCCGGCCGACTCCGTGCGCTCGCGCACCTGGGTCGCGCGGATGGGACACTCGCCGACCATCATGGACTACGCCCGCTTCAACTATGTGGCGCAGCCGGAGGACAACCTCCCGCTGGCCTCGCTGATTCCCGGCATTGGACCCTACGACCACTTCTCCATCAAGTGGGGCTACATGCAGGTCAACGGCACGACCAGTGCCGATGACGAGCGTCCCGCGCTTGATGCATTGGCTCGCACGCAGGATTCCATCCCCTGGCACCGCTACGGCGTGCCGGACGACTTCGGCGCCGTGCCCTACAGCGCCTACTCCGAGGCCGTCGGTGATGCCGATGCCGTGAAGAGCTCGGGCCTCGGCCTGCGCAATCTCAAGCGGCTCGTCCCGATGCTCGTCCCCGCGACGACGCATCAGCTCGACGACGTACAGGAGACCAAGGAAGGCTACGACCGCATCATCGGCCAGTACTTGAATGAGATGCGCCACGTGGCCGCCATCGTCGGTGGAGCGGACGGCCAGGAGAAGTACGGCTCGCAGCCAGGCCCGCGCTTCACGCCGATTCCGCGCGAGCGGCAGCGCGCGGCGGTGCAGTTCCTTCAGGAGAACGTCTTTGCGACGCCGACCTGGCTGTTGGACCCGGCCATCCTGCGGCGCCTCGAGCCGGAAGGTGCGGTGTCGCGCATCAACCGCGCACAGCGCAGCATCCTCGGCTACGTGATGAACGACGACCGCATGGCGCGGCTCGTCGAGTACGAGGCCCTACCGGGCACCGTGCGGCCCTACGCGCTCTCGGAGTTCCTCGCCGATATGCGTAGCGGCATCTGGACCGAGCTCGGTGCCGGGTCGGTGCGCGTGGATGCGTACCGTCGCGGCCTGCAACGCATCTACCTCGAGGCGGTGGCGGCGAAGCTGGCGGCCAACCCCTCGAATGCCCCCCGCATCTCGTTCACGGCGTCCAACGGTCAGGCGTTCGTGGCACCGGCCCGGCCGTCCACGGATGTGAAGGGCCTGCTACGACTTGAGATGCGGACGCTCGACGCCGCGCTGGCGGCGGCGGAGCGCAAAGCCGCCGACACCGCCACGCGCGCGCATCTCGCCGACGCCCGCTGGCAGATCCAGCAGATGCTAGATCCGAAGTAG
- a CDS encoding beta-lactamase family protein, with product MSRAIVLAAVALACGIAAAPLAAQRIDRESVASRLRAYVEHSQIPGASLAIVDREGRVTSVTAGFADTTARRAMRSRDRLLMGSVGKTYVAAVALQLVRDGRLDLDARVASLLGGEGWFDSLPNASTMTLRQVMSHSSGLVRYEFQPTFLAALTGDPMRVWDPRDQLRFLHGRAAPFAAGAGWDYSDSNYLLVALAVERITGEPIDVTIQRRVLRPLRLRETMPSDSPRLAGVVQGYAGPDNPFGGSDVMLRNGSMVLNPQFEGAGGGYAATAADAARWGAAYFSGSYLGESSLRAATTGVAARQLGPGTRYGLGMILRDSSVAGPVRFHSGFFPGYQAELRHYPELGLTVALLINSSVVRPRPSLGLWVDSLAESLGRPVRAERLERSRERERRTGRRDTVAPPRPLRFVRLLRI from the coding sequence GTGAGTCGAGCGATTGTCCTGGCGGCGGTCGCGCTGGCGTGCGGCATCGCAGCGGCGCCACTCGCGGCGCAACGCATTGACCGCGAGAGCGTCGCCTCGAGGCTCCGGGCCTACGTGGAGCACTCGCAGATCCCTGGCGCGTCACTCGCCATCGTGGACCGCGAGGGGCGTGTCACGTCGGTGACCGCGGGGTTCGCGGACACCACGGCGAGGCGTGCGATGCGTTCGCGTGACCGGCTGCTGATGGGCAGCGTCGGCAAGACATATGTGGCTGCGGTGGCGCTGCAACTCGTGCGTGATGGTCGCCTCGACCTCGACGCACGCGTCGCCAGCCTGCTCGGCGGCGAGGGTTGGTTCGACTCGCTGCCCAATGCGTCCACGATGACGCTACGCCAGGTGATGTCGCACAGCTCGGGACTCGTGCGTTACGAGTTCCAGCCGACCTTCCTCGCCGCGCTCACCGGCGACCCAATGCGTGTATGGGATCCCCGCGACCAACTACGCTTCCTGCACGGACGCGCCGCGCCCTTCGCGGCGGGGGCGGGATGGGACTACTCCGACTCGAACTATCTCCTAGTTGCGCTGGCCGTCGAGCGGATCACCGGCGAGCCGATCGACGTGACGATCCAACGGCGCGTGCTGCGGCCACTGCGACTGCGCGAGACGATGCCCTCCGACAGTCCGCGGCTCGCGGGCGTCGTGCAGGGCTACGCGGGGCCCGACAATCCCTTCGGCGGCAGCGACGTGATGCTGCGCAACGGTTCGATGGTCCTCAATCCGCAGTTCGAGGGCGCCGGCGGCGGCTACGCGGCCACCGCAGCGGACGCCGCGCGCTGGGGTGCCGCCTACTTCTCCGGCAGCTACCTCGGCGAGTCGTCGCTGCGCGCGGCAACCACGGGCGTTGCGGCGAGACAGCTCGGACCGGGCACGCGCTACGGCCTAGGAATGATCCTGCGCGACAGTTCGGTCGCCGGGCCTGTGCGCTTCCACTCGGGCTTCTTCCCCGGCTACCAGGCGGAACTGCGTCACTATCCGGAGTTGGGGCTGACCGTGGCCTTGTTGATCAACAGCTCCGTCGTGCGTCCGCGTCCGAGCCTCGGACTCTGGGTGGACTCGCTCGCGGAATCGCTCGGACGCCCGGTGCGCGCCGAGCGACTGGAGCGTTCGCGGGAGCGCGAACGCAGAACGGGGCGGCGCGACACCGTCGCCCCGCCCCGTCCCCTGCGTTTCGTCCGGCTACTTCGGATCTAG
- a CDS encoding sulfurtransferase, whose product MLIPLFAVFAALGSATSATRPPAPLPAAVQPSVPAVVGTDWLAAHITDPNIVVLTVVHAEEEYRRGHIAGSRSARYEDFVVEESGPLSLSAEVPSLEVVEAALERLGVTDRSHVVVTGSAMMAARVFYTLEYVGLPRVSMLDGGLTKWRAEGRAVGTEAPTTVARGGVTLRVRHDVHIEADELRSLLGRKGIALFDTRSQGEYDGTADRRGSPSFGHLPGARRLEWQETMANPREFHLKDRATLERMWAERMAPGDTVIAYCWVGMRASVTYAISRALGYPVRMYDGSDEEWQKRGLPMTKDPVALRSVP is encoded by the coding sequence ATGCTCATTCCTCTCTTTGCCGTGTTCGCAGCGCTCGGCAGCGCTACCTCGGCGACGCGGCCGCCTGCGCCGCTGCCTGCGGCTGTGCAACCGTCCGTCCCCGCCGTTGTGGGAACGGACTGGTTGGCAGCACACATCACCGATCCGAACATCGTGGTGCTCACAGTCGTGCACGCGGAGGAGGAGTACCGCCGCGGCCACATCGCCGGCTCGCGTTCCGCGCGCTATGAGGACTTCGTGGTCGAGGAGTCCGGGCCGCTGTCGCTGTCGGCAGAGGTGCCATCGCTGGAGGTCGTGGAGGCCGCATTGGAACGCCTCGGCGTGACCGATCGCAGCCACGTCGTGGTCACGGGATCGGCGATGATGGCGGCGCGCGTGTTCTACACGCTGGAGTATGTCGGGCTGCCGCGAGTCTCGATGCTGGACGGCGGACTCACCAAATGGCGCGCCGAGGGCAGGGCAGTGGGCACCGAGGCGCCGACGACCGTCGCACGCGGTGGCGTCACACTGCGCGTGCGCCACGATGTTCACATCGAGGCCGACGAGCTGCGTTCGCTGCTTGGGCGCAAGGGAATCGCACTCTTCGACACTCGGTCACAGGGCGAGTACGACGGCACCGCGGATCGCCGCGGTTCGCCGAGCTTCGGGCACCTGCCGGGCGCGCGTCGCCTGGAATGGCAGGAGACGATGGCGAACCCACGGGAGTTCCACCTCAAGGACCGCGCGACGCTCGAACGGATGTGGGCCGAGCGGATGGCGCCAGGCGACACCGTGATTGCCTACTGTTGGGTGGGGATGCGAGCCAGCGTGACGTATGCAATCTCGCGCGCCCTCGGCTACCCGGTGCGGATGTATGATGGCTCGGATGAAGAGTGGCAGAAGCGAGGCCTGCCGATGACCAAGGACCCTGTGGCGCTGCGGAGCGTGCCGTGA
- a CDS encoding nuclear transport factor 2 family protein, whose translation MESSVAERELDAVLATLYGAVSGPAGAARDWTALASLFHPSARLLCLDAGVDGYDGAAMTLDDYRRTRSPFFDSTDFHETEFRRETHLQGPLALVYSWYAGRRRPGGEDLVRGVNAIQLCRQRGRWVILSVAWYRDHDAVGPLPRAHE comes from the coding sequence ATGGAATCCAGCGTCGCCGAGCGCGAACTCGACGCGGTCCTGGCGACCCTCTACGGCGCCGTCTCCGGCCCCGCCGGCGCGGCCAGGGATTGGACGGCGCTGGCGTCGCTCTTTCATCCCTCAGCCAGACTGCTCTGCCTCGATGCGGGGGTCGACGGCTACGACGGTGCTGCGATGACGCTTGACGACTACCGACGCACGCGATCGCCCTTCTTTGACTCGACGGATTTTCACGAGACCGAGTTTCGTCGGGAGACGCATCTCCAGGGTCCGTTGGCGCTCGTGTATTCGTGGTACGCCGGCCGTCGCAGGCCCGGTGGGGAGGACCTCGTGCGCGGCGTGAATGCCATCCAGTTGTGCCGCCAGCGCGGGCGCTGGGTGATCCTGTCCGTTGCGTGGTATCGGGACCACGATGCGGTGGGGCCGCTCCCGCGCGCTCACGAATAG
- a CDS encoding PLP-dependent aminotransferase family protein: MKDRKQIDRSTATPGNVAAREDGPRTTTRAADRPMPLRRVHGERILALPLDPASDTPMYRQVYLGVRKAIRDGVVQPGTRLPSTRALASDLRISRNTVVMAYEQLRAEGYTVGRGGSDTRVATTLPDHVMQPAALPPRTMRSTARASTLARNVAGIWDSVTPRLEQPPRAFRAGVPATDLFPYALWGRLLSRRWQRITARDLGYANPQGYLPLREAVASYLAASRGVRCTADQVFIVGGAQAGLSIAARLALDPGDRAWIENPGYHGARGALLATGARPVPIAVDAEGMRVEDGLRDAADARAAFVTPSRQLPLGVTMSAARREALLAWAARAKAWIVEDDYDADLRFATRPLPAIQGSDTHGCVLHIGTFSKVLFPSLRLGYLVVPPDLVPAALAMRHMHDVHSPTLEQMVLTDFITEGHFERHVRRLRHVYLERQQALRDGVQRHLRGMLELTPGEAGLFVVGWLPAGVSDEKAAALAAAEGVDVMPLSRMGEGPIHPGLVLGYAGLNVADIAEGVQRLTRALAPLRGLR, translated from the coding sequence GTGAAAGACCGCAAGCAGATCGATCGATCCACGGCGACACCGGGGAATGTCGCAGCCCGCGAGGACGGGCCAAGGACCACAACCCGCGCGGCGGACCGCCCGATGCCGCTGCGGCGCGTGCACGGCGAGCGCATTCTCGCACTGCCGCTCGACCCAGCCAGCGACACCCCGATGTATCGGCAGGTCTACCTCGGCGTGCGAAAGGCCATTCGCGATGGCGTGGTGCAACCCGGCACGCGGCTCCCGTCCACCCGCGCCCTCGCCTCGGACCTGCGCATCTCGCGCAACACCGTGGTGATGGCCTACGAACAGCTGCGAGCGGAGGGCTACACCGTCGGTCGCGGCGGCAGCGATACGCGCGTCGCCACGACCCTGCCCGACCACGTGATGCAACCGGCGGCATTGCCACCGCGCACGATGCGCAGCACAGCGCGCGCCTCCACGCTCGCGCGCAACGTGGCCGGCATCTGGGACAGCGTCACGCCGCGGCTGGAACAGCCGCCTCGCGCCTTCCGCGCTGGCGTTCCCGCCACCGACCTCTTCCCCTACGCGCTCTGGGGACGCCTGCTCTCGCGACGCTGGCAGCGCATCACCGCGCGCGACCTGGGCTATGCGAACCCGCAGGGCTACCTCCCGCTGCGGGAGGCCGTCGCCAGCTACCTCGCGGCCTCGCGCGGCGTGCGCTGCACCGCCGACCAGGTCTTCATCGTCGGCGGCGCACAGGCAGGCCTGTCGATTGCGGCACGCCTAGCCCTGGACCCTGGCGATCGGGCCTGGATCGAGAACCCCGGCTATCACGGGGCGCGAGGCGCCCTCCTCGCCACGGGCGCGCGGCCCGTGCCCATCGCCGTGGACGCCGAAGGCATGCGTGTGGAAGACGGCCTGCGCGATGCCGCCGACGCACGCGCTGCGTTCGTCACCCCCTCCCGGCAGCTGCCGCTTGGCGTGACGATGTCCGCCGCGCGCCGCGAGGCATTGCTGGCCTGGGCCGCGCGCGCCAAAGCCTGGATCGTCGAGGACGACTACGACGCCGACCTGCGCTTCGCCACACGGCCGCTGCCCGCCATCCAAGGCAGCGACACGCACGGCTGCGTCCTGCACATCGGCACCTTCAGCAAGGTGCTGTTCCCGTCGCTGCGGCTCGGCTACCTCGTGGTCCCACCGGATCTCGTGCCCGCGGCGCTGGCGATGCGCCACATGCACGACGTCCATTCGCCCACGCTCGAACAGATGGTGCTGACGGACTTCATCACCGAGGGACACTTCGAGCGCCACGTGCGCCGCCTGCGCCACGTGTACCTCGAGCGCCAGCAGGCGCTGCGCGACGGCGTCCAGCGACACCTGCGCGGGATGCTTGAGCTCACGCCCGGCGAGGCGGGGCTGTTTGTCGTCGGCTGGCTGCCGGCGGGCGTGTCGGACGAGAAGGCGGCCGCGCTCGCGGCCGCCGAGGGGGTCGACGTGATGCCACTCAGCCGGATGGGCGAGGGTCCCATCCACCCCGGCCTCGTCCTCGGCTACGCCGGCCTCAACGTGGCCGACATCGCCGAGGGCGTGCAGCGGCTTACGCGGGCCCTGGCCCCGCTGCGCGGGTTGCGCTGA
- a CDS encoding DUF885 domain-containing protein, translating to MTDRAVRRVRLLTRAVAPSLATLALATQVLSGQASCRDDEWHVSPLSGPHLQIAGQLGATPSDAAAAARSLQSMRGVPQRLAAHRARLEVGRVDGFTASRDNVLRVLDQLEVLDAELDPSATPAPLTSVEGPVGDSLRQSVRGEVRTALREYAAYLRETYIGSARENGGLASLPGGATCYRERVLQISGLDTPPESLAALAARKVAALDAELAPVAARLVGPMPLADAKRVLRRDPQFLFTSREEMLESARALERALTPAVARLFHNPPSAPLLIEPTPAVRERSDPPARYGAPRGPGEPGTFYLNTWQPDSQPRWNLPVAVSHEGAPGHHFERTYPRSVELPASARSRGIGAYIEGWGMYAEEIAARESGALEDDLSRAGFLLHFLDAWNALELDARIHLDGWTREEVIAQTMHVTGKSRTVAALYADRHTAAPGQLASYMTGYNAIRSMRDEAERELGSRFDVRDFHERVLEAGPLPLSTVQERVRAWISATRAAGPGPA from the coding sequence ATGACCGATCGCGCTGTCCGTCGCGTGCGTCTCCTGACGCGCGCTGTCGCACCGTCACTCGCCACGCTGGCGCTTGCCACGCAGGTGCTGTCCGGACAGGCAAGCTGCCGCGACGACGAGTGGCACGTGAGTCCACTGAGTGGGCCGCATCTCCAGATTGCGGGACAGTTGGGGGCCACGCCATCGGACGCGGCCGCGGCGGCCCGGAGTCTACAGAGCATGCGCGGCGTGCCACAGCGACTTGCGGCGCACCGCGCGCGTCTTGAGGTGGGACGCGTTGACGGCTTCACCGCGTCACGAGACAATGTGCTGCGCGTCCTGGATCAGCTCGAGGTGCTGGATGCGGAGCTCGACCCGTCCGCGACGCCTGCGCCGCTGACGTCAGTCGAAGGGCCGGTCGGGGACTCGCTGCGGCAATCGGTGCGGGGCGAAGTGCGCACGGCGCTCCGGGAGTACGCGGCGTACCTGCGCGAGACGTACATCGGCAGCGCGCGGGAGAACGGAGGCTTGGCGTCGTTGCCCGGCGGTGCCACCTGCTACCGCGAGCGGGTGTTGCAGATCTCCGGCTTGGACACCCCGCCGGAGTCGCTGGCGGCACTGGCCGCGCGCAAGGTTGCCGCGCTCGACGCAGAGTTGGCCCCGGTGGCGGCGCGACTGGTCGGGCCAATGCCGCTGGCCGATGCGAAGCGCGTGCTGCGTCGCGACCCACAGTTTCTCTTCACGAGCCGGGAGGAGATGCTGGAGTCGGCACGGGCGCTCGAGCGTGCGTTGACGCCGGCCGTGGCGCGCCTCTTCCACAACCCGCCGTCGGCGCCGTTGCTCATCGAGCCCACGCCGGCGGTGCGCGAACGCTCCGATCCGCCGGCGCGCTACGGTGCCCCCCGCGGCCCCGGTGAACCTGGCACGTTCTACCTCAACACCTGGCAGCCGGACTCGCAGCCGCGGTGGAACCTACCGGTCGCGGTCTCGCACGAGGGCGCGCCGGGGCATCACTTCGAGCGGACCTATCCGCGCTCGGTCGAGCTGCCGGCCTCGGCGCGCAGCCGCGGTATCGGCGCGTACATCGAGGGCTGGGGGATGTACGCGGAGGAGATCGCAGCGCGCGAATCGGGCGCGTTGGAGGACGACCTGTCACGCGCGGGCTTCCTCCTGCACTTCCTGGACGCGTGGAACGCGTTGGAGCTGGACGCGCGCATCCATCTGGATGGCTGGACGCGCGAGGAGGTCATTGCCCAGACAATGCACGTCACCGGAAAGTCGCGCACCGTGGCAGCGCTCTACGCCGATCGGCACACGGCGGCCCCCGGCCAGTTGGCCAGCTACATGACGGGTTACAACGCGATTCGCAGCATGCGCGACGAGGCCGAGCGTGAGCTCGGCTCGCGCTTCGATGTGCGCGACTTCCACGAGCGCGTGCTCGAGGCGGGTCCGCTGCCGTTGTCCACCGTGCAGGAGCGGGTGCGTGCCTGGATCAGCGCAACCCGCGCAGCGGGGCCAGGGCCCGCGTAA